From Arcticibacter tournemirensis, one genomic window encodes:
- a CDS encoding glycoside hydrolase family 2 TIM barrel-domain containing protein — MLTNVFKKKICKSLPILIFALSHNVSFGFHQQTGYLSKTDTAFVPKEIEDPQNIGINKEVSHATLMPYGSLKEALAGKRHASSFSRSLNGFWKFNWVDWPQKRPVNFYKPDYDVSGWKEIKVPSNWDVQGYGTPSYSNYNYIIKKDFPHVMSTPDEKFTSYKERNPVGSYRRDFTIPAAWNGRRIFITFDGVDAGFFIWVNGKKVGYSVNSRNAAEFDLTNYVKPGKNVIAVEVYRYTSGTYLEDQDMWRLSGIFRNVTLWSSPQQHIRDYFIKTDLDNQFRNAQLAVTAKVKNYGSSAVPARTLAVSLYNGSVAVPGAAGKAPVPALQPGQEVLINVNFSVKDPQKWTAETPRLYTTVITLNDGTRTIETLSSRTGFREMEIKGRLFTLNGVPIKLKGVNRHENWPDVGHAVTEEQMIRDIELIKQANCNHVRTSHYSDDPRWYELCDEYGIYLVAEANVECHGAMNEFNDEPRIKAAIVDRNVANVENFKNHPSVLIWSLGNENGSGGTNFRAALQAIKDIDPTRVTHYEGFGVGQNNPADIDSRMYTQTPELQDQATNPSLTKPFYLCEYAHAMFNSMGSVDLYNELFDKYPSLLGGAIWEWQDQGIYNNRDPKHPITAFGGGFGEYPNDRYFIHKGVVASDRTLKPHYPELKHAYQWISILDKDLKNGFVTVKNRYQFTNLSQFAAKWELSENGKVISSGKLPVIDLVPGGQKDVKIPYKVTPKPGAEYFLRVSFDLTKDELWAKKTYEIASQQLQLPVRVAPFEDNTPGGKLTLSDNDHSILVKGTDFNIVFDKVKGTFSKLENGGENLLQETGGPMLHLWRAPHQIDDMWAYEDWDKKGLRSINWKTNDVKSSQLAPDVVEIRVSLTGTGKQDFSVKHDVIYTINGKGLIKAVNNVSFGGPKIALARLGIRMFLNKDLNTFDYFGRGPMENYADRKSGSDVGHYFSTVKNQLTPYEKPMECGNHEDVRWANVTSKKGNGITIKQDKDLLQVSALPYSDEEMENVEYKIDLPESKGTVLCVSHKTLGVGSHGCGPRPLEPYRVYTDAATFSYQIQLAGRK; from the coding sequence ATGCTCACCAATGTATTTAAGAAAAAAATCTGCAAGTCTTTGCCGATCCTTATTTTCGCATTAAGCCACAATGTAAGCTTTGGCTTTCACCAGCAAACAGGCTATTTATCAAAGACGGACACCGCTTTTGTGCCAAAAGAAATTGAAGATCCGCAGAATATCGGTATCAATAAAGAAGTAAGCCACGCAACTTTAATGCCTTATGGCTCTTTAAAAGAAGCACTCGCAGGCAAAAGACATGCGTCTTCGTTCAGTCGGAGCTTAAACGGCTTTTGGAAATTCAATTGGGTAGACTGGCCTCAGAAACGTCCTGTTAATTTCTATAAACCAGATTACGATGTTTCTGGTTGGAAGGAGATCAAAGTTCCCTCAAACTGGGATGTACAGGGATATGGCACTCCCTCCTACAGCAATTACAATTATATCATTAAGAAGGATTTCCCTCATGTGATGAGCACTCCTGATGAGAAGTTTACAAGTTACAAGGAACGAAATCCGGTAGGCAGCTACCGGCGCGATTTTACAATCCCGGCGGCATGGAACGGACGACGGATCTTTATCACATTCGACGGTGTAGACGCCGGCTTTTTTATCTGGGTTAACGGAAAAAAAGTAGGATATAGCGTAAATAGCCGGAATGCTGCTGAATTCGATCTTACAAATTATGTAAAGCCGGGTAAAAATGTGATTGCAGTGGAAGTGTATCGCTATACCAGCGGAACTTATCTGGAAGATCAGGACATGTGGCGCCTAAGCGGTATTTTCAGGAATGTAACCCTCTGGAGTAGCCCGCAGCAGCACATCAGGGACTATTTTATTAAAACAGATCTCGACAATCAGTTTCGGAATGCACAACTGGCTGTAACGGCCAAAGTTAAAAATTATGGGTCATCAGCAGTTCCGGCCCGTACGTTGGCAGTTTCTTTATACAATGGTTCTGTGGCAGTACCCGGTGCTGCGGGTAAAGCACCTGTTCCTGCACTACAGCCCGGCCAGGAAGTCCTCATAAATGTAAACTTTTCTGTTAAGGATCCTCAAAAGTGGACCGCAGAAACACCCAGGCTTTATACTACAGTAATCACCCTGAACGACGGAACCAGGACAATAGAAACACTCTCTTCACGTACTGGCTTTCGGGAGATGGAAATAAAAGGCCGTTTGTTTACGCTAAATGGTGTTCCGATCAAGCTAAAAGGAGTTAATCGCCATGAAAACTGGCCCGATGTAGGCCACGCTGTTACAGAAGAGCAGATGATCCGCGATATCGAGCTGATTAAACAGGCTAATTGTAATCACGTTCGTACCAGTCACTATTCCGATGATCCGAGGTGGTATGAGCTGTGTGACGAATATGGAATTTATCTGGTAGCAGAAGCGAACGTTGAATGCCATGGAGCAATGAACGAGTTTAATGACGAACCTCGTATCAAAGCTGCTATTGTTGACCGGAATGTAGCGAACGTTGAGAACTTCAAAAACCATCCTTCGGTTCTTATCTGGTCTTTAGGAAATGAAAACGGCAGTGGCGGAACGAACTTCAGAGCTGCATTACAAGCAATTAAAGACATAGATCCAACCCGGGTAACACATTATGAGGGTTTTGGAGTCGGGCAGAATAACCCTGCAGATATTGACAGCAGAATGTACACGCAAACTCCGGAATTACAGGATCAGGCGACCAATCCATCTCTCACAAAGCCATTTTATTTATGCGAGTATGCTCATGCTATGTTTAATTCAATGGGTTCGGTAGATCTGTATAACGAATTGTTTGACAAATACCCATCTTTGCTTGGTGGAGCTATCTGGGAATGGCAGGATCAGGGAATTTACAATAACAGGGATCCTAAACACCCGATCACTGCATTTGGAGGGGGCTTCGGTGAATATCCAAACGACCGGTATTTTATTCACAAGGGTGTCGTAGCTTCAGACCGTACTCTCAAACCACATTATCCGGAGCTTAAACATGCTTACCAATGGATCAGTATTCTCGACAAGGACTTAAAAAATGGTTTCGTGACCGTTAAAAACCGATATCAGTTTACTAATCTTAGCCAGTTTGCCGCGAAATGGGAGCTTTCAGAAAATGGAAAGGTTATTTCCAGTGGAAAACTCCCGGTTATTGATCTCGTTCCAGGCGGACAAAAGGATGTTAAAATACCTTATAAAGTAACTCCAAAACCGGGAGCAGAATATTTCCTTCGCGTTTCTTTCGATTTAACCAAAGACGAGCTTTGGGCTAAAAAAACCTATGAGATAGCGTCTCAGCAGCTGCAACTGCCTGTAAGGGTTGCACCTTTTGAGGATAATACCCCGGGCGGAAAATTGACACTAAGCGATAATGATCATTCCATACTAGTAAAAGGTACTGATTTTAATATTGTATTTGACAAAGTGAAAGGCACTTTTTCGAAACTTGAAAATGGAGGCGAAAACTTATTACAGGAAACCGGGGGACCAATGCTTCATCTTTGGCGCGCCCCTCACCAGATAGACGATATGTGGGCCTACGAAGACTGGGATAAAAAGGGATTAAGATCAATAAACTGGAAAACGAATGATGTAAAGAGCTCTCAGTTAGCGCCTGATGTAGTAGAAATAAGGGTAAGTTTAACTGGAACCGGTAAGCAGGATTTTTCAGTAAAACACGATGTCATCTATACAATAAACGGAAAGGGTTTAATAAAAGCGGTAAACAATGTAAGCTTTGGAGGACCTAAAATAGCGCTAGCCCGACTGGGTATACGCATGTTTCTTAATAAAGATCTCAATACGTTCGATTACTTCGGCAGAGGACCGATGGAAAACTATGCCGACAGAAAAAGCGGCTCCGATGTAGGCCACTATTTCAGCACTGTTAAAAATCAATTAACACCCTATGAGAAACCGATGGAATGTGGTAATCACGAAGACGTTCGCTGGGCAAATGTAACTTCCAAAAAGGGAAATGGCATAACTATTAAACAGGACAAGGACCTGCTTCAGGTTTCTGCATTGCCATACAGTGATGAAGAAATGGAAAATGTTGAATACAAAATCGATCTTCCGGAAAGCAAAGGAACGGTCTTATGCGTAAGTCATAAGACACTGGGCGTGGGTTCTCACGGTTGCGGCCCCCGTCCTTTAGAGCCTTACAGGGTCTATACCGATGCAGCTACTTTCAGCTATCAGATACAGTTAGCAGGTAGAAAGTAA
- a CDS encoding hybrid sensor histidine kinase/response regulator transcription factor has product MNIKYWFEMMRERIITLLFFFPLVFSTVPLLAQNRSFPYQFNYLTVDEGLSHTDANDIVQDKYGYIWVATYFGISRYDGYSIRKYYNVNVPLNNAFKNRVRCIASDETGRIWLGTEDGLQCFDPGTERYLDFPKLQKYVVPPFSKLLTPSKNVLYGITDGILKMYSVDGNNVYEERIQMPRDDVRFSDMANSKDGLLYLSGNKGLWTFDRNKKFKPVPVDGLGDSNLSRLYFDNQFNLLIANGKKLMILRPIANSSAATKRQTIFLTYSMPDNFSVRDIMQGSKGDYWISGGSALIRLDRNLNFIQRVDDQSSQHSLNSRSLTRCIIDRSQCLWVCSFGGGVNYCDLNQKLFYTLQRDPRHLNTLSGNHIRSILEDGDNLWVGTTANGLNLYNLKTKKYTYYNSYNSPIKLKNDAITSLTFDNAHNLWIGTGSGIDILKAGGTELWRPKGSDQFPGYIIETIVKDCYGNIWFGNHMNNFGVIWKDESNTYHVKYYDEGYFIHADDKKPQLFVSSTRGLKRVLIDAKGNILKTFHYNASSKPNSLTSDYTYPICKQNDSVYWVGTIGGGLNRLSLNLKNNSYTIRPYTSNYGVFKDVESMEIDNAGNVWMGGNGLERLDPKTGKLIRYDKNDGLQGNSFKVGSSYKGASGRLYFGGINGLNYFYPEQIKPSHIVAHPVLTDILITNQRPQYGKQGPAKNSIEEAISYTKELTLNYLQNNFLVSFSSMNYANPLKSQYRYKLVGFDKEWRYTNGGNPTAAYSNLDFNTYKFIVEATNIDGIWSANQAQLDITITPPWWKSTAAKMLYGLLILSGLAGIYIYQARWHRLKREIEVRALNEKKREEMHQQRLELYQQQLQFFTNISHEFRTPLTLILGPLEKLMGHSNSSALSNSYQLMLRNAKRLMNLVSELMNFKKAADSVIKLQVQPLAINNFCKELVSEFQDLSLGKDIHFKLIDHTETGDDQLTNYFDIQILEKILLNLLNNGFKYTEPGGEVSLEIFFDLENFKPSFQNEFQLLNDGFRAEKYIYFGVSDTGIGISGESIHRIFDRYYRVSKDHLGSGVGLALVRSLTQLHKGDIYVYSERQRGTEIIIGLPWGDENYTEAEKAPEGTELEPKLEAVDHSILLPLTLKENDKDEDLKIQKYILLVDDNRELRSFLKQAFEKHYHIYEAADGREALEIAAEKVPDLIISDVMMPVMDGIEFCKRVKEQFETSHIPFIILSAKDTLDSKLEGMGSGADFYFEKPLSMDLLQLTVQNIFEQSKKLKHRYINDYLAEATELVHSEKDKEFLQKLLDIIEENIQDTDLDVDFLCKHLYISRTKLYQKIKSVSDLSVSEFIRTIRLKKAIQIMTHEDVTMNEVADRIGLQSSSNFSRAFKKEFGKSPLQYIRSLKK; this is encoded by the coding sequence ATGAACATTAAATATTGGTTTGAAATGATGAGGGAGAGAATTATAACTCTATTATTTTTTTTTCCTCTTGTTTTTTCAACCGTTCCTTTGTTGGCCCAAAACCGGTCTTTTCCCTACCAGTTTAATTATCTTACAGTTGATGAAGGCCTGTCACACACAGATGCTAATGATATAGTGCAAGACAAGTATGGATATATCTGGGTAGCAACATATTTTGGAATCAGCCGCTACGATGGCTATTCTATCAGGAAATATTATAATGTTAATGTCCCGCTAAATAATGCGTTTAAAAACCGGGTGAGATGCATTGCCTCGGATGAGACAGGCCGGATCTGGCTGGGTACGGAAGACGGATTACAATGTTTTGATCCCGGGACAGAGCGGTACCTGGATTTCCCTAAACTGCAAAAGTACGTAGTGCCTCCATTTTCTAAATTACTTACACCATCAAAAAATGTGCTTTATGGGATTACGGATGGTATATTGAAAATGTATTCTGTAGACGGAAATAATGTATACGAAGAAAGAATACAAATGCCACGTGACGATGTACGGTTTTCAGATATGGCAAACAGCAAAGACGGATTGCTTTATTTGTCGGGCAACAAAGGTTTATGGACTTTCGATAGAAATAAAAAATTCAAACCGGTTCCTGTAGATGGTCTTGGCGACTCTAATCTGTCGCGACTATATTTTGATAATCAGTTTAATCTGCTGATTGCAAACGGGAAGAAGCTTATGATTCTGAGGCCGATTGCTAATTCCTCTGCAGCAACTAAGAGACAAACCATATTCCTAACCTATTCAATGCCCGATAACTTCTCTGTCAGAGATATCATGCAGGGTAGTAAGGGAGACTATTGGATCAGTGGAGGATCAGCATTAATCCGGCTAGACAGGAATTTAAACTTTATACAAAGAGTAGATGATCAAAGTTCGCAGCATAGCCTGAATTCGCGGTCATTAACCAGATGCATAATAGACCGCTCTCAATGTTTATGGGTGTGTTCCTTTGGAGGCGGCGTTAATTACTGCGATTTAAATCAAAAGTTGTTTTACACCCTCCAACGTGACCCACGTCATCTTAATACTCTCTCTGGAAATCACATTCGTTCTATACTCGAAGATGGAGACAATCTTTGGGTAGGAACAACAGCGAACGGACTGAATTTATATAACTTAAAAACAAAGAAGTACACTTATTATAACTCCTACAACTCTCCCATCAAATTAAAAAATGACGCAATCACTTCTCTTACATTTGACAATGCTCATAACTTGTGGATTGGCACTGGCAGTGGCATCGACATATTAAAAGCTGGAGGAACAGAATTGTGGCGACCTAAAGGATCAGATCAATTCCCGGGATATATTATTGAAACAATTGTTAAAGACTGTTACGGGAATATTTGGTTTGGCAATCACATGAACAATTTTGGTGTGATATGGAAAGACGAATCAAATACGTATCATGTTAAATACTACGATGAGGGGTACTTTATTCATGCTGATGACAAAAAGCCTCAATTGTTTGTTTCGAGTACACGAGGATTAAAGCGTGTTTTAATCGACGCGAAGGGAAATATATTAAAAACCTTCCATTACAATGCATCGTCAAAACCGAACTCTTTAACTTCCGACTATACATACCCCATATGTAAACAGAATGATAGTGTTTACTGGGTCGGAACCATAGGCGGCGGCCTGAATCGTCTTTCTTTAAACTTGAAAAACAATTCGTATACGATCAGGCCTTATACCAGCAATTATGGCGTGTTTAAGGATGTAGAAAGTATGGAAATTGATAATGCCGGAAACGTTTGGATGGGCGGGAATGGATTGGAACGTTTAGACCCTAAAACAGGTAAGCTGATACGTTACGACAAAAACGATGGGCTACAGGGCAACAGTTTTAAAGTTGGATCGTCTTATAAAGGGGCCAGCGGCCGGCTATATTTTGGTGGGATAAATGGGCTGAATTATTTCTACCCTGAGCAGATAAAGCCCAGCCACATTGTTGCCCATCCGGTTTTGACAGATATCCTTATTACTAATCAAAGACCCCAATATGGGAAACAAGGCCCTGCTAAAAATTCGATTGAAGAAGCTATCAGCTATACTAAAGAGCTTACACTGAATTATTTGCAAAACAACTTTCTGGTTTCATTTTCCTCAATGAACTATGCTAATCCTCTTAAATCCCAATACCGCTACAAGCTAGTTGGATTTGATAAGGAGTGGCGTTACACGAATGGAGGAAACCCCACTGCTGCATATAGCAACCTCGATTTTAATACGTACAAGTTTATTGTTGAAGCCACTAATATAGATGGCATTTGGAGCGCTAATCAGGCGCAGCTAGATATTACAATTACACCACCATGGTGGAAATCTACAGCGGCGAAGATGCTTTATGGACTACTCATTTTGTCTGGCCTGGCAGGCATCTATATCTATCAGGCAAGATGGCATCGCTTAAAGAGGGAAATTGAGGTCAGGGCCCTTAATGAAAAAAAGAGAGAGGAAATGCATCAGCAGCGGCTTGAACTTTATCAACAGCAATTGCAATTCTTTACGAATATATCACATGAGTTCAGAACTCCTCTGACATTAATACTGGGCCCATTAGAAAAACTAATGGGCCATAGTAACAGCTCAGCTTTAAGTAATTCATATCAGCTTATGCTAAGAAATGCAAAGCGGTTAATGAATCTGGTGAGTGAGTTGATGAACTTTAAAAAAGCAGCAGACAGCGTTATAAAGCTCCAGGTACAGCCTTTAGCAATAAATAATTTTTGTAAAGAACTGGTATCGGAGTTTCAGGATTTGTCGTTAGGAAAAGATATTCATTTTAAACTGATCGATCATACAGAAACGGGAGATGACCAGTTAACAAACTATTTTGATATCCAGATTCTCGAGAAAATTCTTCTTAATCTGTTAAACAATGGTTTTAAATATACAGAACCGGGTGGAGAAGTGTCCCTTGAAATATTTTTCGATCTTGAAAACTTTAAACCATCCTTTCAAAACGAGTTTCAGCTTCTGAACGACGGTTTCAGAGCAGAGAAATACATTTATTTTGGTGTATCAGATACAGGGATAGGCATCTCCGGCGAGTCTATTCACAGGATTTTCGATCGATACTACCGGGTTAGTAAGGATCATCTAGGGTCGGGTGTTGGTCTTGCCCTTGTCAGAAGCTTAACACAATTGCACAAAGGCGACATTTACGTGTACAGCGAGCGGCAGCGGGGGACGGAGATTATTATTGGGCTTCCCTGGGGAGATGAAAATTATACCGAAGCAGAAAAAGCTCCCGAAGGAACTGAACTGGAGCCTAAACTTGAAGCGGTAGACCATTCTATATTGCTGCCGTTAACATTGAAGGAAAATGACAAGGATGAAGACTTAAAGATCCAAAAATACATTTTGCTCGTGGATGATAACAGAGAGTTACGATCTTTCTTAAAACAGGCTTTCGAAAAACATTATCACATTTATGAAGCGGCTGACGGAAGAGAAGCGCTTGAGATTGCAGCAGAAAAAGTTCCGGATCTCATTATTAGTGATGTGATGATGCCGGTAATGGATGGCATTGAATTTTGCAAACGGGTAAAAGAACAATTCGAAACGAGTCATATTCCATTTATCATACTATCAGCTAAAGATACACTGGATTCCAAGCTTGAAGGAATGGGGTCTGGCGCTGATTTCTATTTTGAAAAGCCTCTCAGTATGGATTTGCTCCAGCTAACCGTTCAGAATATTTTTGAACAAAGTAAAAAACTTAAACATCGGTATATAAACGACTATCTGGCAGAAGCAACAGAATTAGTTCATTCAGAAAAAGACAAGGAGTTTTTGCAGAAACTTTTAGATATCATAGAAGAAAATATACAGGACACTGATCTGGACGTCGACTTTTTATGCAAACACCTGTACATCAGCCGGACGAAGCTATATCAAAAGATAAAAAGCGTATCTGATCTGTCGGTTAGTGAGTTTATCAGGACAATCCGTTTGAAAAAAGCCATTCAGATAATGACGCACGAAGACGTTACAATGAACGAAGTGGCAGATCGGATCGGACTGCAAAGCAGTTCAAACTTCTCGAGGGCGTTTAAAAAAGAATTTGGAAAATCGCCTTTGCAGTATATAAGGTCATTGAAGAAATAA
- a CDS encoding DinB family protein has product MKNYLVMILQYLTQEFEHEVSSTRKLLQAIPEKDLGYKPSDSSWTMGELAQHIATIYYWYVGTLTQDVYDMAADQLERGDTNDIKATLALFESNVEKARTALKALTEEKLQANWTMKLGEQVVLGPMPRGIVARGFLFNHIYHHRGEMIVYLRATGNKVPGMYGPTYEESRRT; this is encoded by the coding sequence TTGAAAAACTATCTGGTTATGATATTGCAATACCTGACACAAGAGTTCGAACATGAAGTAAGCAGCACACGTAAATTATTACAGGCTATTCCAGAAAAAGACCTTGGTTACAAACCCTCAGATTCCTCCTGGACAATGGGGGAACTGGCGCAACACATTGCCACTATCTACTATTGGTACGTGGGTACGCTAACGCAAGATGTGTATGATATGGCAGCGGATCAGTTGGAGAGAGGTGATACCAATGATATTAAAGCTACGCTGGCGCTTTTTGAAAGTAACGTTGAAAAAGCCCGCACTGCCTTGAAAGCACTTACCGAGGAGAAATTGCAGGCCAATTGGACGATGAAATTGGGAGAGCAAGTGGTTCTTGGCCCCATGCCGAGGGGAATCGTTGCACGTGGATTTCTATTTAATCATATATATCATCACCGTGGCGAAATGATTGTTTACCTGCGTGCTACCGGGAATAAGGTACCGGGAATGTACGGCCCCACATATGAAGAAAGCAGGCGCACATAA
- a CDS encoding AraC family transcriptional regulator, with translation MRIQSYDILPSLQPYVKLICTMECDEDADTSCIRVLPDTCAEIFFNYTIAPVAIINEELYKRSIATFRMSKPANVQMRKGTGVIAICFHPGMAYRFMDVPMHQLANKTIGLAELWGSLAAELEDKLAMLSNNEARVKLLQSYLVKKMDYGNYDMKIACCLQQVRFSGGMIPIEKLAADLGISQRHLSRKFQECVGLSTKEYQRAFRFIESLGRLKRHSAKSLTEVAYESGYYDQAHFIRDYKEYTGYTPRQVVLARHILY, from the coding sequence ATGCGTATTCAATCCTATGACATCCTCCCTTCTTTGCAGCCGTATGTTAAGCTAATCTGCACAATGGAATGCGATGAAGATGCCGATACCAGCTGTATCCGCGTACTGCCGGACACTTGCGCAGAGATTTTTTTTAATTATACCATTGCTCCTGTTGCCATCATCAACGAGGAATTATATAAACGCAGTATTGCTACTTTTCGAATGAGCAAGCCAGCAAATGTTCAAATGCGGAAAGGGACGGGGGTTATTGCAATTTGTTTCCACCCGGGCATGGCATATCGTTTTATGGATGTCCCCATGCATCAGTTAGCCAACAAAACGATCGGTCTTGCCGAATTATGGGGTTCTCTGGCGGCAGAACTGGAAGATAAATTGGCAATGCTTAGCAATAACGAGGCTCGCGTAAAGCTGTTACAGAGTTATTTGGTTAAGAAGATGGATTATGGCAATTATGATATGAAAATTGCCTGCTGTTTACAACAGGTACGTTTCTCTGGAGGCATGATTCCTATTGAAAAGCTAGCTGCAGACCTCGGAATCAGTCAGCGCCATCTTTCAAGAAAGTTTCAGGAATGCGTGGGTTTGTCGACAAAAGAATACCAGCGCGCTTTCCGGTTCATTGAATCTCTCGGCCGTCTCAAAAGACATTCCGCAAAATCGCTGACTGAGGTTGCCTATGAAAGTGGTTACTACGATCAGGCACATTTTATCCGGGATTATAAAGAATATACCGGATACACACCCAGGCAGGTAGTGCTTGCAAGGCATATCTTGTATTGA
- a CDS encoding dihydrofolate reductase family protein translates to MRKLILGLAITLDGYIEGPNGEYDWCFTDQDYGLNEFFERIDAMFIGRKSYVVNQQYSENNNGQGIPGMPALTEYVFSASLSSVKEGAVLVSENSLARARQIKNQPGKDIWLFGGASLCEAMMKEGLVDELWLSVHPILLGSGKRLFHEQDRRSYLTLLESKTYETGLVSLRYKVENRII, encoded by the coding sequence ATGCGAAAACTAATATTAGGACTGGCCATTACATTGGATGGTTACATTGAAGGGCCGAACGGCGAATACGACTGGTGCTTTACAGATCAGGACTATGGATTAAACGAGTTTTTCGAACGTATTGACGCGATGTTTATCGGTCGCAAGAGCTATGTGGTAAACCAACAATACAGCGAGAACAATAACGGTCAGGGTATCCCGGGCATGCCTGCGCTGACGGAATATGTATTCTCGGCATCGTTGAGTTCGGTAAAAGAAGGCGCTGTATTGGTATCGGAGAATAGTCTAGCCCGGGCGCGGCAAATCAAAAATCAACCGGGAAAGGATATATGGTTGTTTGGCGGAGCTTCCCTGTGCGAGGCCATGATGAAGGAGGGATTAGTCGATGAACTGTGGCTGTCGGTCCACCCAATTTTACTCGGCAGCGGCAAGCGCTTGTTTCATGAGCAGGACAGACGATCCTATCTTACGCTTTTGGAAAGTAAAACATACGAAACCGGGCTCGTTTCGCTTCGTTATAAAGTAGAAAACAGAATTATATGA
- a CDS encoding dihydrofolate reductase family protein produces the protein MRKIISFMHMSLDGFVAGPAGEMDWIKVDEEIFDYVGKRISKGDTALYGRVTYQMMESYWPTAADKPTATRHDIEHSKWYSNVQKVVLSKTMKDENLTNTRIISDNISDRINEIKQEEGTDILLFGSPTATHTLIQLNLIDGYWLFVNPIILGRGIPLFADIKDKIKLTLLNSRQFTSGVTELNYIAER, from the coding sequence ATGAGAAAAATAATTTCATTTATGCACATGTCACTTGACGGCTTTGTAGCAGGGCCGGCCGGCGAAATGGACTGGATTAAAGTTGATGAAGAGATTTTTGACTATGTTGGAAAACGAATAAGCAAGGGCGATACTGCATTATATGGCAGGGTAACTTACCAGATGATGGAAAGTTACTGGCCTACAGCGGCAGACAAACCAACTGCTACCAGGCACGACATCGAGCATTCAAAGTGGTATAGTAACGTTCAAAAAGTTGTTTTATCAAAAACGATGAAAGACGAGAACTTAACCAATACAAGAATTATAAGCGACAATATTTCAGACCGGATAAATGAAATAAAACAAGAGGAAGGAACAGACATCCTTCTGTTTGGCAGTCCAACAGCCACACACACCCTTATTCAGTTGAACTTAATTGATGGCTATTGGCTATTTGTCAATCCGATTATTCTTGGACGAGGCATTCCCTTGTTTGCAGACATCAAAGACAAAATAAAATTAACTCTATTGAATAGCCGGCAATTTACTTCGGGGGTAACGGAACTCAATTACATAGCAGAAAGATAA
- a CDS encoding YceI family protein: MKIQHLLLATLALSIYAGCKDDQSDAKIYAVNEKSSKIEWKGSAPDHFHVGSFVVQGHLTVDKGGRVNGGDFKIPIASIQNYDLPDEQKEQLLTHLKSPDFFNIAIHPHAEFHITEAGPYQSDDPDAAEDANYLISGSFTMIGQTHQISFPASITIEGAQLIARASFKLNRLKWGMTSYNDPEEPLYLLPDVEIKLKIMSDTGQDK, translated from the coding sequence ATGAAAATACAACACCTACTATTAGCCACTCTGGCGCTGTCAATATACGCCGGATGCAAGGACGATCAATCTGATGCGAAAATATATGCCGTTAATGAAAAATCCTCAAAGATAGAATGGAAAGGGAGTGCACCGGACCATTTTCATGTCGGTTCTTTTGTTGTGCAAGGCCATTTAACAGTTGACAAAGGTGGTCGTGTAAACGGGGGTGACTTTAAAATTCCAATCGCCAGTATCCAGAATTACGATTTGCCCGACGAGCAAAAAGAGCAGTTGTTAACACATCTGAAAAGCCCGGATTTTTTCAACATTGCTATTCATCCCCATGCCGAATTTCATATTACCGAAGCAGGCCCTTACCAGTCTGACGACCCCGATGCAGCGGAAGACGCCAATTACCTTATCTCGGGTAGTTTTACTATGATCGGCCAGACGCATCAGATAAGTTTTCCAGCCAGCATAACTATAGAAGGAGCCCAATTAATTGCCAGGGCATCTTTCAAGCTAAACAGACTTAAGTGGGGGATGACGAGCTATAACGATCCTGAAGAACCGTTATATCTTTTACCTGACGTGGAGATTAAACTTAAAATTATGTCCGACACCGGCCAGGATAAATAG